The following proteins come from a genomic window of Pyxidicoccus sp. MSG2:
- a CDS encoding AAA domain-containing protein, with product MLERLYAALASGPGLNCRPHNSRQRVDLAALGRLDGTTPHTVLAALLGDKAGVRLAVKPPVAADPRSATASLASNATAPDTDALGTDGEHDEDAASPTRAEEEQQALLRKLATIVEDARTFEQDTGAHVLHVGFPLLHLPPGAKDKRGFGTRRILAPIAFVPVRLTLKKGRAPSVELEGAEEGVDRVAPNTALLAWVEQQTGQRFGDLFADEEGADPWRELNELVAAVAKALDLPAPPPFSATTPLSPVPRSDDDARPAILSSAVLGLYPLSNQSLVDDMRALVEGEPISGPLESFLRVDVSLGAPSDHGGGEPNLEGFKRADEERLVTVADPCQARAVRLARSSRGLVVHGPPGTGKSQTIANAIGDHLSRGERVLLVCDKRTALDVVKHRLDHLGLGNLCAVVHDAQRDQRDLYMGIREQLDSLPEIRTDAAVSTELSRVNAELQSLHDELATSDRALSERPAGGTAPSFHELVGQWFTLEPSEALAPTVAGLASARLADVSPREREVREVLERGVREGYPDNPWREALGTDLATYLARPLATYRERLDTVALTARDADALATPDVPSFGADPRAEGTARAAFAEKLAPLLETASPDMLARWGTASPDSVRAAKAQLDGLAPQTQVLAEGPLDTELALVHREQPQALGALSTALASLGTYLDIARRWYAFFYFARKAGARRVLQQFGLTLGIAAAERVNRFLTGARARALLTEYHRTTLAPGAAGPLTDEALSRGLRTHAALFELLGELDSTPLLASCREAVRRALEGDADARAALLSGLRQSAARGEAVARLEARLSETGLLTTAWLQARTRELRSGGKLSPAVSALQARLSTVEGLLRLRTLLSGMPPALEAAVEGLARQGADVEGGWRAVLKATLAAEVSSRLREDPALQHIDADRVQATHAHYRALEEKKRVLVRDALVHRWTQRQRERLLAATGGRLNGQGAELRRRLMLRGERAMRVRQVIATGQGIDGGDPLFDVRPVWMASPQTVAQIFPRRPIFDVVIFDESSQCRLEEALPVLTRAKRVVIAGDPKQLPPTRFFESAVVQSQELEAESEQGLFEEQQAEVEDLLSAALNLDIDQCYLDVHYRSQNADLIAFSNDHFYDKRLQAIPAHPSHRAPHAPLRLLPVAGTYEKRVNPIEARAVGTLVKELLARPEPPSIGIACFNLAQRDAITDVLDEMAAEDSTFAARLTAARSRRGAGSFEGLFVKNLENVQGDERDHLIISTTYGPDRQGRFYRRFGPLGSAGGGRRLNVLVTRARQQVHLVTSIPRESYLSLPPVEKGRQPNGGWLLFAYLQFAEALTDAYARDDAETQAGTAVPVARETVVRERETQAGSTFARALAGHLANQHRVSSDVHWGNDGFCVDLALHHPTNPGDVTVGVLCDGTRYPKAADRVEWDLFRTAVLEGQGWTLVRLWTPHFFRDPEGATTRVLQATGTARPVVH from the coding sequence ATGCTCGAGCGGCTCTACGCCGCGCTCGCGTCCGGGCCAGGCCTCAACTGTCGCCCCCACAACAGTCGCCAGCGCGTGGACCTCGCCGCGCTGGGCCGGCTCGATGGCACCACGCCCCACACCGTGCTGGCCGCCCTCCTCGGGGACAAGGCCGGGGTCCGGCTCGCGGTGAAGCCTCCCGTCGCAGCGGATCCGCGCAGTGCCACTGCCTCGCTCGCGAGCAACGCCACCGCGCCAGACACGGACGCGTTGGGCACGGACGGCGAGCACGACGAAGACGCCGCCTCCCCCACCCGCGCCGAAGAGGAACAGCAGGCCCTGCTGCGCAAGCTGGCCACCATCGTCGAGGACGCTCGCACCTTCGAGCAGGACACCGGCGCCCACGTGCTGCACGTGGGCTTCCCCCTGCTGCACCTGCCCCCGGGCGCGAAGGACAAGCGCGGCTTCGGCACCCGGCGCATCCTCGCCCCCATCGCCTTCGTTCCGGTGCGTCTCACCCTCAAGAAGGGCCGCGCGCCCTCGGTGGAGCTCGAAGGCGCCGAGGAGGGCGTGGACCGCGTCGCGCCCAACACCGCACTGCTCGCCTGGGTGGAGCAGCAGACCGGCCAGCGCTTCGGTGACCTCTTCGCGGACGAAGAAGGCGCCGACCCCTGGCGTGAGCTGAACGAGCTCGTCGCCGCCGTGGCGAAGGCCCTGGACCTGCCCGCCCCCCCGCCCTTCTCCGCCACCACGCCCCTGTCGCCCGTGCCCCGCTCGGACGATGACGCTCGCCCCGCCATCCTCTCCAGCGCCGTGCTCGGCCTGTACCCGCTGTCCAACCAGAGCCTCGTGGACGACATGCGCGCCCTCGTGGAGGGCGAGCCCATCTCCGGCCCGCTGGAGAGCTTCCTCCGCGTGGACGTGTCGCTCGGCGCGCCCTCGGACCATGGCGGCGGCGAGCCCAACCTGGAGGGCTTCAAGCGCGCGGACGAAGAGCGGCTCGTCACCGTGGCCGACCCATGCCAGGCCCGCGCGGTGCGGCTGGCGCGCAGCAGCCGGGGACTCGTCGTGCACGGGCCTCCGGGCACCGGCAAGTCGCAGACCATCGCCAATGCCATCGGCGACCACCTGTCTCGCGGCGAGCGCGTGCTGCTCGTCTGCGACAAGCGCACCGCGCTCGACGTGGTGAAGCACCGCCTGGACCACCTCGGCCTCGGCAACCTGTGTGCCGTCGTCCATGACGCCCAGAGAGACCAGCGCGACCTCTACATGGGCATCCGCGAGCAGCTCGACTCGCTGCCGGAAATTCGCACCGACGCGGCCGTGTCCACCGAGCTGTCCCGGGTGAATGCGGAGCTGCAGTCGCTCCATGACGAGCTGGCCACCTCCGACCGCGCCTTGTCCGAGCGCCCCGCCGGCGGCACCGCTCCCTCCTTCCACGAGCTGGTGGGCCAGTGGTTCACCCTGGAGCCCTCCGAAGCGCTGGCCCCCACCGTGGCAGGCCTTGCCTCCGCGCGGCTCGCCGACGTGTCGCCTCGCGAGCGCGAGGTTCGCGAGGTGCTCGAGCGCGGCGTGCGCGAGGGCTACCCGGACAACCCCTGGCGCGAGGCCCTCGGCACCGACCTGGCCACGTACCTCGCCCGGCCGCTGGCCACGTACCGCGAGCGTCTCGACACCGTGGCCCTCACCGCTCGCGACGCGGACGCGCTGGCCACTCCCGACGTGCCTTCCTTCGGCGCGGACCCTCGGGCGGAAGGCACGGCGCGCGCCGCGTTCGCGGAGAAGCTGGCCCCGCTGCTGGAGACGGCCAGCCCGGACATGCTCGCCCGCTGGGGCACGGCGTCACCGGACTCCGTGCGGGCCGCGAAGGCCCAGCTCGACGGGCTGGCGCCGCAGACACAGGTGCTCGCCGAGGGGCCGCTGGACACGGAGCTGGCCCTGGTCCACCGCGAGCAACCCCAGGCACTGGGCGCGCTGTCCACGGCGCTCGCCTCGCTGGGCACGTACCTGGACATCGCTCGCAGGTGGTACGCCTTCTTCTACTTCGCCCGGAAGGCCGGCGCGCGCAGGGTGCTCCAGCAGTTCGGCCTCACCCTGGGCATCGCCGCCGCCGAGCGCGTCAACCGCTTCCTCACCGGCGCTCGCGCCCGGGCGCTGCTCACCGAGTACCACCGCACCACGCTCGCTCCCGGCGCCGCCGGGCCGCTCACCGACGAAGCCCTCTCGCGCGGCCTGCGCACGCATGCCGCCCTGTTCGAATTGCTGGGCGAGCTGGACAGCACACCGCTCCTCGCCTCGTGCCGCGAGGCCGTGCGCCGGGCCCTCGAGGGCGACGCGGACGCGCGCGCCGCACTGCTCTCCGGCCTGCGCCAGTCCGCGGCCCGGGGCGAGGCCGTGGCCCGGCTGGAGGCGCGGCTCTCGGAGACAGGGCTGCTCACCACCGCGTGGCTCCAGGCCCGCACCCGTGAGCTGCGCTCGGGCGGGAAGCTCTCTCCCGCCGTCTCCGCCCTCCAGGCCCGGCTGTCCACGGTGGAGGGACTGCTGCGCCTGCGCACGCTGCTGTCCGGCATGCCTCCCGCGCTGGAGGCCGCGGTGGAGGGACTGGCCCGTCAGGGCGCGGACGTGGAGGGCGGCTGGCGCGCGGTGCTGAAGGCGACGCTGGCCGCCGAGGTGTCCTCCCGGCTGCGCGAGGACCCGGCGCTCCAGCACATCGACGCGGACCGCGTGCAGGCCACCCATGCCCACTACCGGGCGCTGGAGGAGAAGAAGCGCGTCCTCGTGCGCGACGCGCTCGTCCACCGGTGGACGCAGCGCCAGCGCGAGCGGCTGCTCGCGGCCACCGGCGGCCGGCTCAACGGCCAGGGCGCGGAATTGCGCCGCCGGCTCATGCTGCGCGGCGAGCGCGCCATGCGCGTGCGCCAGGTCATCGCCACCGGTCAGGGCATCGACGGCGGAGACCCGCTCTTCGACGTGCGCCCCGTGTGGATGGCCAGCCCGCAGACGGTGGCTCAAATCTTCCCCCGCCGCCCCATCTTCGACGTCGTCATCTTCGACGAGTCCTCGCAGTGCCGACTCGAGGAAGCGCTCCCCGTGCTCACCCGTGCGAAGCGGGTGGTCATCGCCGGAGACCCGAAGCAGCTCCCGCCCACGCGCTTCTTCGAGTCCGCGGTGGTGCAGAGCCAGGAGTTGGAGGCCGAGTCGGAGCAGGGCCTCTTCGAGGAACAACAGGCCGAGGTGGAGGACCTCTTGTCCGCCGCGCTCAACCTGGACATCGACCAGTGCTACCTCGACGTGCACTACCGCTCGCAGAACGCGGACCTCATCGCCTTCAGCAACGACCACTTCTACGACAAGCGGCTCCAGGCCATTCCCGCGCACCCGTCCCACCGCGCGCCGCACGCCCCGCTGCGGCTGCTGCCCGTGGCCGGCACCTACGAGAAGCGCGTCAACCCCATCGAGGCCCGCGCCGTGGGCACGCTGGTGAAGGAATTGCTCGCGCGGCCCGAGCCTCCATCCATCGGCATCGCCTGCTTCAACCTCGCGCAGCGCGACGCCATCACCGACGTGCTCGATGAGATGGCCGCCGAGGACTCCACCTTCGCGGCCCGGCTGACGGCGGCACGCTCGCGGCGGGGGGCAGGGTCGTTCGAGGGCCTCTTCGTCAAGAACCTGGAGAACGTCCAGGGTGACGAGAGAGACCACCTCATCATCAGCACCACCTACGGCCCGGACCGGCAGGGCCGCTTCTACCGGCGCTTCGGCCCGCTGGGCAGCGCGGGCGGTGGCCGCCGCCTCAACGTGCTCGTCACCCGCGCGCGGCAGCAGGTGCACCTCGTCACGTCCATTCCCCGTGAGAGCTACCTGTCCCTGCCCCCGGTGGAGAAGGGCCGGCAGCCCAACGGCGGCTGGCTGCTCTTCGCCTACCTCCAGTTCGCGGAGGCCCTCACGGACGCCTACGCCCGCGATGACGCCGAGACGCAGGCCGGCACGGCCGTACCGGTGGCTCGCGAGACGGTGGTGCGCGAGCGCGAGACGCAAGCCGGGTCCACGTTCGCCCGCGCGCTGGCAGGGCACCTGGCGAACCAGCACCGCGTCTCGTCCGACGTGCACTGGGGCAACGACGGCTTCTGCGTGGACCTGGCGCTGCACCACCCCACCAACCCCGGCGACGTCACCGTGGGCGTGCTGTGCGACGGCACCCGCTACCCCAAGGCCGCGGACCGCGTGGAGTGGGACCTGTTCCGCACCGCCGTGCTGGAGGGCCAGGGCTGGACGCTGGTGCGCCTGTGGACGCCCCACTTCTTCCGGGACCCCGAGGGCGCCACCACGCGCGTCCTCCAGGCCACGGGCACCGCACGGCCCGTGGTTCACTGA
- a CDS encoding TonB-dependent receptor domain-containing protein, which translates to MLPSRSGLLLLSLLLLSSPVLADNNADEADIAFELGNDAYARGQYAEALRSYFTSYRLVPNRNVLFNIARCFEALNKFNEAYRYYNDLLTEDLPSDDAAEVSRSVERLRPKVALVKVTTNPKGAEVFVDRMDLGSRGRSPQTLALTPGRHKVMVKKDGYRPAEATLALVRGRETEQTFELALITGGVELTGTPEGAEVRDSPNGPIIARLPGRARLSPGQRVLYVRAPGYAPGQYVVDVPPDGNVPLAVSLRVQDRPTGRLVVTANRDGAAVRVDGKPTGFTPTVVTLPEGEHTLEVESREVRPLRQTVTVVADQEVKIHAELRYAPPPVRAASKSLVSVDDAPASTTVLTQEELRAFGWRTLAEALSGVRGIFITDDRTYTYLGVRGFSPPGDLNTRVLILWDGHSMNDVWAGQGYAAHDLSVDLQEVERIEVVRGPGSALYGTGAFFAVINVVPRESLGPDQHLEVTGAVGALGTTRGHATAAWESGDRSVLVSASALSASGADTTRLGSNDLIVTGLDAEKSAGGSLKARLGSFSAQAQFNIRSKQLPTAPYGTVPGVEGNIVQDLRAFAEARYERDFSERISLSVRGAFDLSRYEGTYVYPEAEGGPTREEGDADWLTAEARARLGLFENNRLTLGIEGQAQLRVRQTAKGEELKTQNRKLLSAYLLDEWKVHPRLSVSAGLRLDKYLDLDTTPITPRLAFIARPYDAGLTKLVAGRAFRAPNVYELYYEDGISQGAAESLEPETITTFELEHSHDLTDELRVTVAGYHNRISSLVQLRAEEVPSSDCGTTACLRFVNADDTTLAWGAEAGVHWQPGRWLLVDVSYSYVTLKNATDDVAASAPAHLVSGRLLMPLGGGDMRLATQATYQSARASGSGGADNGEALLVGFGLSGDYGPLRYFAGVHNLLDTRYTLPVSDENSIAPVPQYGRTFTLQLTGTF; encoded by the coding sequence ATGCTTCCCTCCCGTTCCGGCCTGCTCCTCCTGTCGCTCCTGCTCCTGTCCAGCCCCGTGCTCGCGGACAACAACGCGGACGAGGCCGACATCGCCTTCGAGTTGGGCAACGACGCCTACGCCAGGGGCCAGTACGCCGAGGCGCTGCGCTCCTACTTCACCAGCTACCGCCTGGTCCCCAACCGCAACGTCCTCTTCAACATCGCCCGCTGCTTCGAGGCGCTGAACAAGTTCAACGAGGCGTACCGCTACTACAACGACCTGCTCACCGAGGACCTGCCCTCCGACGACGCCGCCGAGGTGTCCCGCTCGGTGGAGCGGCTCCGCCCCAAGGTCGCCCTCGTCAAGGTGACGACCAATCCCAAGGGCGCCGAGGTCTTCGTGGACCGCATGGACCTGGGCAGCCGCGGCCGCTCGCCCCAGACGCTCGCGCTGACACCCGGCCGTCACAAAGTCATGGTGAAGAAGGACGGCTACCGCCCCGCCGAGGCCACCCTCGCCCTGGTGCGCGGCCGGGAGACGGAGCAGACCTTCGAGCTGGCCCTCATCACCGGCGGTGTGGAGCTGACCGGCACCCCCGAGGGCGCCGAGGTGCGCGACTCCCCCAACGGCCCCATCATCGCCCGCCTGCCCGGGCGCGCGCGCCTGTCCCCCGGCCAGCGCGTCCTCTATGTGCGCGCCCCCGGCTACGCCCCCGGCCAGTACGTGGTGGACGTGCCCCCCGACGGCAACGTGCCCCTCGCCGTGTCCCTGCGCGTGCAGGACCGCCCCACCGGCCGGCTCGTCGTCACCGCCAACCGCGACGGCGCCGCCGTGCGCGTGGACGGCAAGCCCACCGGCTTCACCCCCACCGTCGTCACCCTCCCCGAGGGCGAGCACACCCTCGAAGTCGAGAGCCGCGAGGTCCGTCCGCTGCGCCAGACGGTGACGGTGGTGGCCGACCAGGAGGTCAAGATCCACGCCGAGCTGCGCTACGCGCCGCCCCCCGTGCGCGCGGCGTCCAAGAGCCTCGTGTCCGTGGACGACGCCCCCGCCTCCACCACCGTGCTCACCCAGGAGGAGCTGCGCGCCTTCGGCTGGCGCACCCTGGCCGAGGCCCTCTCCGGCGTGCGCGGCATCTTCATCACCGACGACCGGACGTACACCTACCTGGGCGTGCGCGGCTTCTCGCCCCCGGGCGACCTCAACACCCGCGTCCTCATCCTCTGGGACGGCCACTCCATGAACGACGTCTGGGCCGGTCAGGGCTACGCCGCCCATGACCTCAGCGTGGACCTCCAGGAGGTGGAGCGCATCGAAGTCGTGCGCGGCCCCGGCTCCGCCCTGTACGGCACCGGCGCCTTCTTCGCCGTCATCAACGTGGTGCCGCGCGAGTCGCTCGGCCCGGACCAGCACCTGGAAGTCACCGGCGCGGTGGGTGCGCTGGGCACCACGCGCGGGCACGCCACCGCCGCATGGGAGAGTGGAGACCGCTCCGTGCTGGTGAGCGCCTCGGCCCTGAGCGCGTCGGGCGCGGACACCACCCGGCTGGGGAGCAACGACCTCATCGTCACCGGCCTGGACGCGGAGAAGTCGGCCGGCGGCTCGCTGAAGGCCCGCCTGGGAAGCTTCTCCGCGCAGGCCCAGTTCAACATCCGCTCCAAGCAGCTGCCCACCGCCCCGTACGGCACCGTGCCCGGCGTCGAGGGCAACATCGTGCAGGACCTGCGCGCCTTCGCCGAGGCCCGCTATGAGCGCGACTTCTCCGAGCGCATCAGCCTGTCCGTGCGCGGCGCGTTCGACCTCAGCCGCTACGAAGGCACCTACGTCTACCCGGAGGCAGAGGGCGGGCCCACCCGGGAGGAAGGCGACGCGGACTGGCTCACCGCCGAGGCTCGCGCGCGGCTGGGCCTCTTCGAGAACAACCGCCTCACCCTGGGCATCGAGGGCCAGGCGCAGCTGCGCGTGCGGCAGACGGCCAAAGGCGAGGAACTGAAAACGCAGAATCGCAAGCTGCTGTCCGCCTACCTGCTCGACGAGTGGAAGGTGCACCCGCGGCTGAGCGTCTCCGCCGGCCTGCGCCTGGACAAGTACCTGGACCTGGACACCACGCCGATTACGCCGCGTCTGGCCTTCATCGCCCGGCCCTACGACGCGGGCCTCACCAAGCTGGTGGCCGGACGCGCCTTCCGCGCGCCCAACGTCTACGAGCTCTACTACGAGGACGGTATCTCCCAGGGCGCCGCCGAGTCGCTGGAGCCGGAGACCATCACCACCTTCGAGCTGGAGCACTCGCACGACCTGACGGACGAGCTGCGCGTCACCGTGGCCGGCTACCACAACCGCATCTCCAGCCTCGTGCAGCTGCGCGCGGAGGAAGTCCCTTCCAGCGACTGCGGCACCACCGCGTGCCTGCGCTTCGTCAACGCCGACGACACCACGCTGGCCTGGGGCGCGGAGGCCGGCGTGCACTGGCAGCCGGGCCGCTGGCTGCTGGTGGACGTCAGCTACTCGTACGTGACGCTGAAGAACGCCACCGACGACGTCGCCGCCTCGGCCCCCGCGCACCTCGTCTCCGGGCGGCTGCTGATGCCGCTGGGCGGCGGTGACATGCGGCTGGCCACGCAGGCCACCTACCAGAGCGCGCGCGCCTCCGGCTCGGGCGGCGCCGACAACGGCGAGGCGCTGCTCGTCGGCTTCGGCCTCTCCGGCGACTACGGCCCGCTGCGCTACTTCGCCGGCGTGCACAACCTGCTGGACACGCGCTACACGCTGCCGGTGTCGGACGAGAACTCCATCGCCCCCGTGCCGCAGTACGGCCGCACCTTCACCCTCCAGCTCACCGGCACCTTCTGA
- a CDS encoding GNAT family N-acetyltransferase — protein sequence MSDAALSFSFIRPGHALYAGELELRFRVLREPLGFTRAQVAFPFEADSVHLVAHQGDAVLGCVLFNPEDAHGGRLFQMAVAPHLQGQGLGARLVRSLEEELRRRGFTHVHLHARAPVVPFYERLGYAVYGEPFTEVGIPHRHMRKALDT from the coding sequence ATGTCCGACGCCGCGCTGTCCTTCAGCTTCATCCGCCCCGGCCACGCCCTCTACGCGGGCGAGCTGGAGCTGCGCTTCCGCGTGCTGCGCGAGCCGCTCGGCTTCACCCGCGCCCAGGTGGCCTTCCCCTTCGAGGCGGACAGTGTCCACCTCGTGGCGCACCAGGGCGACGCCGTGCTGGGATGTGTCCTCTTCAACCCCGAGGACGCGCACGGCGGCCGCCTCTTCCAGATGGCCGTGGCGCCCCACCTCCAGGGCCAGGGACTGGGCGCCCGGCTGGTGCGCTCCCTGGAAGAGGAGCTTCGCCGCCGGGGCTTCACCCACGTCCACCTCCACGCGCGCGCGCCCGTCGTCCCCTTCTACGAGCGGCTCGGCTATGCCGTTTACGGAGAGCCTTTCACCGAGGTCGGAATTCCGCATCGGCACATGCGCAAGGCGCTCGACACCTAG
- a CDS encoding NAD(P)H-dependent flavin oxidoreductase, translating to MNGSNDGRSPEDSASEADDAADGPRRPIYVLEGNTLHTRLTRELGVHYPFVSAGMGFVALPPLVIAVSEAGGIGMLGAAPEPAPFLRARLQAIQAGTKRPYGVNFIVASAGGQDFTTREHIDTCIAERVPVVSFHWDAPPAEWVKALKAAGTKVWMQVPSVEAAKKALDWGADGLIAQGRQAGGHNRGTVSTLKLVREVRALARDVTLLAAGGIADGPSAARALFHGADGVWVGTRMVASVEAYAHAGFKQRLVDGDAGDSDFTTLFGPEWPGQRMRVLRNRVVREWAGREGLVPTPPPPPERIGTTKLFPGAPGGDAPFPMPKFCSFIPTPGTEGDLEEMCMPASGASMARIEGVQPAGQIVVEMMEHAHRVLSGPHGLDGDTEEDERG from the coding sequence ATGAACGGCTCGAACGATGGACGTTCCCCGGAAGACAGCGCGTCCGAGGCAGACGACGCCGCCGACGGGCCCCGGCGGCCCATCTACGTGCTGGAGGGCAACACGCTGCACACGCGGCTGACGCGCGAGCTCGGCGTTCACTATCCGTTCGTCAGCGCCGGCATGGGCTTCGTCGCGCTGCCGCCGTTGGTCATCGCCGTATCGGAAGCAGGCGGCATCGGCATGCTCGGCGCCGCGCCCGAGCCGGCCCCCTTCCTGCGCGCCCGCCTCCAGGCCATCCAGGCAGGCACGAAGCGTCCGTATGGCGTGAACTTCATCGTCGCGAGCGCGGGCGGCCAGGACTTCACCACGCGCGAGCACATCGACACCTGCATCGCCGAGCGCGTGCCCGTCGTCTCCTTCCACTGGGACGCGCCGCCCGCGGAGTGGGTGAAGGCGCTCAAGGCCGCGGGCACGAAGGTGTGGATGCAGGTGCCCTCGGTGGAGGCGGCGAAGAAGGCGCTGGACTGGGGAGCGGACGGCCTCATCGCCCAGGGCCGGCAGGCCGGCGGCCACAACCGGGGCACCGTGTCCACGCTGAAGCTGGTGCGTGAAGTGCGCGCGCTGGCCCGCGACGTGACGCTGCTGGCCGCCGGTGGCATCGCCGACGGCCCGAGCGCGGCGCGCGCCCTCTTCCACGGCGCCGACGGCGTCTGGGTGGGCACGCGCATGGTGGCGTCCGTGGAAGCGTACGCGCACGCCGGCTTCAAGCAGCGACTGGTGGACGGAGACGCGGGCGACTCGGACTTCACCACCCTCTTCGGCCCGGAGTGGCCGGGCCAGCGCATGCGCGTGCTGCGCAACCGCGTGGTGCGCGAGTGGGCCGGCCGCGAGGGCCTTGTCCCAACGCCGCCGCCTCCGCCGGAGCGCATCGGCACCACGAAGCTGTTCCCCGGAGCACCGGGCGGCGACGCGCCCTTCCCGATGCCCAAGTTCTGCTCCTTCATCCCCACCCCCGGCACCGAGGGCGACCTGGAGGAGATGTGCATGCCCGCCAGCGGCGCCAGCATGGCGCGCATCGAAGGCGTGCAGCCCGCGGGTCAAATCGTCGTGGAGATGATGGAGCACGCGCACCGGGTGCTCTCCGGGCCGCACGGCCTGGACGGCGACACCGAAGAGGACGAGCGGGGCTGA
- the gloA gene encoding lactoylglutathione lyase: MRILHTMLRVGNLEKSLDFYTRVIGMKLLRRHDYPDGKFTLAFVGFGPEDAHPALELTYNWGVEKYELGTAYGHVALGVNDIHGTCDAIRKAGGKVVREPGPMKHGTTVIAFVEDPDGYRVELIQQGT; encoded by the coding sequence ATGAGAATCCTGCACACCATGCTGCGCGTTGGAAATCTGGAGAAGTCGCTCGACTTCTACACCCGCGTCATCGGGATGAAGCTGCTGCGCCGCCATGACTACCCTGATGGGAAGTTCACGCTGGCGTTCGTGGGCTTCGGTCCCGAGGACGCGCACCCGGCGCTGGAGCTGACCTACAACTGGGGCGTCGAGAAGTATGAGCTCGGCACGGCGTACGGCCACGTGGCCCTGGGCGTGAATGACATCCACGGTACGTGTGACGCCATCCGGAAGGCCGGGGGCAAGGTGGTGCGCGAGCCGGGACCGATGAAGCACGGCACCACGGTGATTGCCTTCGTCGAGGACCCGGACGGGTACCGCGTGGAGCTGATTCAGCAGGGGACGTGA
- a CDS encoding DUF2019 domain-containing protein, with protein MTLEELVEEFARHVAAQSDAILQGDARTGNKHAGRYIAAFKQLRAAGDAGRDALAVLLTHPRMDVRVGAAACLLRYRTEEAKAVLMAAARGEGLAAFEAAQVLKNWENGTWGLDPA; from the coding sequence GTGACTCTCGAGGAACTCGTCGAGGAGTTCGCACGGCACGTGGCCGCGCAGTCCGACGCCATCCTTCAGGGGGATGCCAGGACCGGCAACAAGCATGCGGGCCGCTACATCGCCGCATTCAAGCAGCTACGTGCCGCGGGAGACGCTGGCAGGGATGCCCTGGCTGTATTGCTGACACATCCTCGGATGGATGTGCGGGTCGGCGCCGCTGCATGCCTGCTTCGCTACCGCACCGAGGAGGCGAAGGCGGTGCTGATGGCCGCCGCCAGAGGCGAGGGCCTCGCTGCGTTCGAGGCCGCGCAGGTGTTGAAGAACTGGGAGAACGGCACGTGGGGCCTGGACCCCGCGTAG
- a CDS encoding LysR family transcriptional regulator, producing the protein MASRDRFEALRTFVEVARAGSIAGAARALRRVPSAVSRELAALEERLGTELVQRTTRRLQLTAAGERYLGHARGILEALDEAERDLAEQGVPRGTLRVSAPVLFGQHVLVPMMNEFLRAHPAVSLELVLEDAMVDLVEGGVDVALRIAPKLEPSALVMRRLGMQPYVLCASPGYLREQGTPRRPRELSGHEVLLPQRGPAARPLELRHGGRTQEVRPPKSRFRCNSLPALHRAALEGMGIAVLPEYLVAKELASGALVRVLAPFRPAPRFVSAVYLRRTAMPAHVRAFLDFIAAKASERFPATEET; encoded by the coding sequence ATGGCGAGCCGGGACCGCTTCGAGGCACTGCGGACATTCGTGGAGGTGGCGAGGGCGGGCAGCATCGCCGGGGCGGCGCGGGCGCTGCGGCGGGTGCCCTCGGCGGTGAGCCGCGAGCTGGCGGCGCTGGAGGAGCGCCTGGGTACGGAGCTGGTGCAGCGCACGACGCGGCGGCTGCAGCTCACGGCGGCGGGGGAGCGCTACCTGGGGCACGCGCGAGGCATCCTCGAAGCGCTCGACGAGGCGGAGCGGGACCTGGCGGAGCAGGGAGTGCCGAGAGGCACGCTCCGGGTGTCCGCACCGGTGCTCTTCGGGCAGCACGTGCTGGTGCCGATGATGAATGAGTTTCTCCGAGCACATCCGGCGGTGAGCCTGGAGTTGGTGCTGGAGGACGCGATGGTGGACCTGGTGGAGGGCGGCGTGGATGTGGCGCTGCGCATCGCGCCGAAGCTGGAGCCGAGCGCGCTGGTGATGCGGCGGCTGGGCATGCAGCCGTACGTGCTGTGCGCGAGCCCGGGCTACCTGCGCGAGCAGGGGACGCCGAGACGGCCGAGAGAGCTGTCGGGACACGAGGTGCTGCTGCCCCAGCGAGGCCCGGCGGCACGGCCGCTGGAGCTGCGGCACGGAGGGCGGACGCAGGAGGTGCGCCCGCCGAAGAGCCGCTTCCGGTGCAACAGCCTGCCGGCGCTGCACCGGGCGGCGCTCGAGGGCATGGGCATCGCGGTGCTGCCCGAGTACCTCGTCGCGAAGGAGCTGGCGTCCGGAGCGCTGGTGCGGGTGTTGGCCCCGTTCCGTCCCGCACCGCGCTTCGTCTCCGCGGTGTACCTGCGCCGCACCGCGATGCCCGCGCACGTGCGTGCGTTCCTGGACTTCATCGCAGCGAAGGCGTCGGAGCGGTTCCCGGCGACGGAGGAGACGTGA